Sequence from the Bremerella volcania genome:
TAGTCCGGTCAAAGACCAAAGGGCAACGGTTGTCCTCGTAGATGGTACCTCGCCTGCGGTGCTCATCGAAGGCCTCGAAGCGGGCGGAATTACTTTCACACAGGATACCCACCGAGAACTCCAATTGCGTCATATTTTGGGTGGACAATACCAGCCAGGCCTTTCGCATGCGGGAAAGTTGTTTCTCACGGACGTCTGCTTGGGACCGCTCAAGATCTCCGACAAACAGAATGTATGGGCAAGACAACTGAACATTGAATCTCAAACCGATCCAGGAGATGCGAAAGTCGTCAACAACGGAGGTACCCTTTGGATTCTTGGCATGAAAACGGAGGATGAAGGAACGGTCATTAAAACTCTTGATGGCGGCAGGACCGAATTACTCGGACACAAGCACGTCGCTCACAGAGGCCAGGAACCAAGCTTCGTCACCATTCAAGCCGCCTTCTCGGCAGCACTCGCCGCCGGGTCAGCTTTAGAGACACGCGGTAATGAGACCAAGACAGCTGATAATTTCAATTCTGCCGATCTTTACGTAGCCTACGAAGAGAGCATGAATTAGAGGTGGCGTGAAGTTCATGCTCACGCAATGCCGGGACTACTTCCCTCTGTCCTTCCACCAAGCTTGCCACTTGGCATCAAGCTCCTCAACTTTTTCGGGATGCTCTTTGGCAAGATCGTTGAGTTCGGTGGGATCTTGACTCAGATCGTAAAGTTCCCAGTCCCCTTTGCCGAGCTTTACCAGTTTCCAGTCGTGATCACGGATCGCCTGGGCTTTGCCGAACTGCCAGTAGATGGGCCAGGCACGTTCGTTTGCCGAACCGCTAAGCGTTTCGACCAGCGAATGCCCTGGTAATTCGTCAGTGATCTTCGCGCCGGCCAGTTCGAGCATCGTGGGCATGAAGTCGATCAGGTGCCCTGGCTGATCGGTGATCGTGCCGGCTTTGATTTCGTTTGGCCACCAGGCAATCATCGGCGTGCGTGTGCCCCCTTCATAATCGGTCGTTTTGTATTTGCGATACGGCGTGTTGGACGCATTCGCCCAGTTGCGTCCCTGGGTTAGATAGCTGGTCACTTCCCATGGCATCGATCCTTTCACGGTCGATCGATCGGACGACTCGTCACAGGCACCATTGTCTGAAAGGAAGAAGATCACCGTGTTGTCCGCTTTGCCAATCGCTTCCAACTTCTGCAGAATGCGACCAATGTTGCGGTCCATACGATCGATCATCGCGGCATAGGTCGCCATGCGCAAATCCCACCCGTCGCGTTCCTGCTCGGCAATCTCATCCCATGCCGGCAAGACGGGATCACGCGGTGACAAGCGGACGTTTTTAGGCAGCACGCCTAACTTATTTTGTCGAGCGAAACGCTCCTCACGCAGCTTGTCCCACCCGATCTCACCATACTTTCCACGATACTTGGCGATATCTTCCTCACTCGCATGCAACGGATAATGAGGTGCCGTGTAGGCGACGTAAAGCAGGAACGGCTGCTCTTCCTCCTTGTACGTTTCCAAATACTCTACGGCATGGTCGGTGAATGCATCGGTGGTGTAGAAATCTTTCGAGTCAGGCGTGAAAGGAAGAAACTCCTCCGCATCAATTGCCCAGCGGCGAACACGCTTCTTAGCCGGCTCAGGCTCGCCTGGTCGGGCGTGGCCAGGGTTCCAGAAATTGCAGCAACCGTCGGTCAGGCCATAGTACCGGTCGAAGCCGCGCTGATACGGCGTTTGACCTGCGTGCCACTTACCAACCATCAACGTACGGTAGCCTGCCTCACGCAATCGCTCGCCGAACGTCGGAGCCTTATACACCACACTTGCTGAAGCCCCTACGTGATGCCACCAACGTCCGGTCAACAGGGACGCTCGTGTGTGCTCGCACTTAGCATTATTATAGAAAGTACGAAACCGCATTCCGCCGGTCGCCAGCTTGTCAAGATTCGGGGTGTCGACTTCACCGCCGTAGCAGCCAATGTCCGAAAATCCCATATCGTCGCACATGATCAGGACAATATTCGGCCGCTTCGCTTCAGCCGCACACGCATCCGAAAACATGACCAGGCAAAAGCATATGACGATGCTCAGAAAAAGAGGAAAACGCATGGCAGGGCACCTTTTTCCAATGAGATGTGTTTGAGGAAGAGAGAGCAACTCAGGAACGGTTGCGATTTGGCTGGATGACTTCTTTCTCAAGATAGTCGGCCACGGCGACCACTGCCACCGGAAAGTGATTATCGCAATAGACCTCTTTCTCAACGTGCCCGGTTACCACGGTGATG
This genomic interval carries:
- a CDS encoding arylsulfatase, with product MRFPLFLSIVICFCLVMFSDACAAEAKRPNIVLIMCDDMGFSDIGCYGGEVDTPNLDKLATGGMRFRTFYNNAKCEHTRASLLTGRWWHHVGASASVVYKAPTFGERLREAGYRTLMVGKWHAGQTPYQRGFDRYYGLTDGCCNFWNPGHARPGEPEPAKKRVRRWAIDAEEFLPFTPDSKDFYTTDAFTDHAVEYLETYKEEEQPFLLYVAYTAPHYPLHASEEDIAKYRGKYGEIGWDKLREERFARQNKLGVLPKNVRLSPRDPVLPAWDEIAEQERDGWDLRMATYAAMIDRMDRNIGRILQKLEAIGKADNTVIFFLSDNGACDESSDRSTVKGSMPWEVTSYLTQGRNWANASNTPYRKYKTTDYEGGTRTPMIAWWPNEIKAGTITDQPGHLIDFMPTMLELAGAKITDELPGHSLVETLSGSANERAWPIYWQFGKAQAIRDHDWKLVKLGKGDWELYDLSQDPTELNDLAKEHPEKVEELDAKWQAWWKDRGK